A stretch of Sulfurimonas xiamenensis DNA encodes these proteins:
- a CDS encoding deoxyguanosinetriphosphate triphosphohydrolase, with protein MWEKLLSKKRYYNADEIVEDKNEEYYRSSFHKDYDRIIFSNAFRRLSKKTQVHPLSKNDHVHNRLTHSLEVASVGRSLGLKAGEFLNKKYPQIKIDPYDVAYIIQTACLAHDIGNPPFGHAGEEVIKEWFETHKEEEFLNGLSQNELEDFMHIDGNAQSFRVVTQIENNLFRGGMNLTFATLGALVKYPHASSHCKNIGKSKFNYFQSEESFFQLLFNEIGLLKADGTYKRHPLSYLMEASDDICYGLLDLQDALELNIIALRDMQNIFTLICTKEEVEKIYSNTEYSDTKKVSKLVAISIHNLAMHTMEVFEENFDAIMSDDQPRDLIELFTKEEYKNAIKEAKRLASAKIFNEKRKIELELGAYNIIETLLDNLMHAAYEFYKKGDDLKLSFRYKRALELMGENRPKKTKSLYNMYQRVIDYIVGMTDNHAKYVAHQLNGMGY; from the coding sequence ATGTGGGAAAAGTTACTCTCAAAAAAAAGATATTATAACGCCGATGAGATAGTTGAAGATAAAAATGAAGAGTATTATAGAAGCAGTTTTCATAAAGATTATGACAGAATAATATTTTCTAATGCATTTAGAAGACTCTCAAAAAAGACGCAGGTTCATCCGCTTTCAAAAAATGACCATGTTCACAACCGGCTTACGCATAGTTTGGAAGTTGCAAGTGTTGGCAGAAGCTTGGGATTAAAAGCAGGAGAATTTTTAAACAAAAAATATCCTCAAATCAAGATAGACCCTTATGATGTTGCTTACATTATTCAAACAGCATGTTTAGCCCATGATATCGGCAATCCTCCTTTTGGACATGCCGGAGAAGAGGTGATAAAAGAGTGGTTTGAGACGCATAAAGAAGAGGAGTTTTTAAATGGATTGTCGCAAAATGAGCTGGAAGATTTTATGCATATTGACGGAAATGCACAAAGTTTTCGAGTAGTGACGCAGATAGAAAATAATCTCTTTAGAGGCGGAATGAATCTCACTTTTGCAACGCTTGGAGCTTTGGTAAAGTATCCGCATGCATCAAGTCATTGTAAAAACATAGGCAAATCAAAATTTAACTATTTTCAAAGTGAAGAGAGTTTTTTTCAACTTCTTTTTAATGAAATTGGATTGTTAAAAGCAGACGGAACATACAAAAGACATCCTCTCTCTTACCTTATGGAAGCTTCTGATGACATATGTTATGGTTTGCTTGATTTGCAAGACGCATTAGAGTTAAATATCATAGCTTTAAGAGATATGCAAAATATTTTTACGCTTATTTGCACTAAAGAAGAAGTGGAAAAAATATACAGCAATACAGAGTATTCAGATACGAAAAAAGTTTCAAAACTTGTTGCTATATCTATACACAATCTAGCTATGCATACAATGGAAGTATTTGAAGAGAATTTTGATGCTATTATGAGCGATGATCAGCCAAGAGATTTGATAGAACTCTTTACAAAAGAGGAGTATAAAAATGCAATAAAAGAAGCAAAGAGACTTGCTAGTGCAAAAATATTTAATGAAAAAAGAAAAATAGAGTTAGAACTTGGAGCTTATAATATTATAGAGACACTGCTTGACAATTTGATGCATGCAGCGTATGAGTTTTACAAAAAAGGAGATGATTTAAAACTCTCTTTCAGATATAAAAGAGCTTTAGAACTTATGGGTGAAAATAGACCTAAAAAAACAAAAAGTCTATACAATATGTACCAGAGAGTAATCGACTATATCGTCGGTATGACAGATAATCATGCTAAATATGTAGCTCATCAGCTCAACGGAATGGGCTACTAG
- a CDS encoding NAD(P)/FAD-dependent oxidoreductase has product MNKTKKVAIIGGGASGLLCAIFCAKEGVRVDLFEQNTKCAKKILVSGNGRCNITNKNLNPNDYYSQNPSFVEYALKEFGFDKFEKFCENIGLLLDIKEDGRVYPLSNEAKSVASLLLNHAKNLGVNIHTNEKITDIKELFCKYDATVVATGSEAATHLGGNRDGLEFAETFGHTILPTYPSLVQLHLKSNTPKKMSGAKTEGEVTLLINNKNERTCSGDILFTDYGISGFAVLDLSQEASIALMEFAHVNISINLLPHFNAHKLSNHINKTASLQPDFTAADILAGVIPLKIASGILEELQISPSLNADAIDIKLSKKIANQILNWRFEVSDTHGFRHAEVSGGGVDTTEINPKTFESLKQKNLYFCGEVLDVVGRRGGYNFAFAWASGYLAAKNIAKA; this is encoded by the coding sequence ATGAATAAAACAAAAAAAGTAGCAATTATAGGCGGCGGTGCTTCTGGGCTTTTATGCGCGATATTTTGTGCAAAAGAAGGTGTGCGTGTAGATTTGTTTGAGCAAAACACAAAATGTGCAAAAAAGATTTTAGTTTCGGGAAACGGGCGTTGCAATATCACAAATAAAAATTTAAACCCAAATGACTACTACTCACAAAATCCATCTTTTGTAGAATATGCTCTTAAAGAGTTTGGCTTTGACAAATTTGAAAAATTCTGCGAAAACATTGGACTTTTGCTTGACATCAAAGAGGATGGGCGTGTGTATCCTCTTAGTAATGAAGCAAAAAGTGTTGCTTCACTTCTTTTAAATCATGCAAAAAATCTCGGTGTAAATATTCATACCAACGAAAAAATCACAGATATAAAAGAACTCTTTTGTAAATATGATGCTACAGTTGTTGCAACAGGCTCTGAAGCAGCAACACATCTTGGCGGCAATAGAGACGGTTTAGAGTTTGCCGAAACCTTTGGACATACTATACTTCCTACTTATCCCTCTTTAGTGCAGCTGCATCTAAAATCAAACACTCCAAAAAAGATGAGCGGAGCAAAGACAGAGGGCGAAGTTACTCTGCTGATAAACAACAAAAATGAGCGTACATGCAGCGGCGATATACTATTTACAGATTATGGAATTTCAGGTTTTGCTGTCTTAGATCTCTCACAGGAAGCAAGCATTGCTCTGATGGAGTTTGCACATGTAAACATCTCCATCAACCTGCTTCCGCATTTTAATGCACATAAACTCTCCAACCACATAAACAAAACAGCTTCTTTGCAACCCGATTTTACAGCAGCGGATATTTTAGCAGGAGTTATTCCCCTTAAAATTGCATCAGGAATTTTGGAAGAACTGCAAATTTCACCATCTTTAAACGCTGATGCTATCGACATAAAACTTAGTAAAAAAATTGCAAATCAGATACTAAACTGGCGTTTTGAAGTAAGCGATACTCACGGTTTCCGCCATGCAGAAGTAAGCGGTGGCGGAGTTGACACAACAGAGATAAACCCAAAAACATTTGAATCACTCAAACAAAAAAATCTCTACTTCTGCGGGGAAGTGCTTGATGTAGTCGGCCGCCGCGGCGGCTATAATTTTGCTTTTGCCTGGGCAAGCGGCTATCTGGCTGCTAAAAATATAGCTAAGGCTTAA
- a CDS encoding helix-turn-helix domain-containing protein: MQHITSQDIDELHRKIGANVMRVRKEKVMTQLDLALSIGLKSVGLISVAEICHNKKHFNIEHLYKIANALNIDICEFFKDISIKK, translated from the coding sequence TTGCAGCATATAACATCGCAAGACATTGATGAACTTCATCGCAAAATAGGCGCTAATGTTATGAGAGTGCGAAAAGAGAAAGTAATGACGCAACTAGATCTTGCTCTTTCTATCGGTTTAAAATCTGTCGGACTTATCTCTGTTGCAGAGATCTGCCATAATAAAAAACACTTCAATATTGAACACCTTTACAAAATTGCAAATGCATTAAATATCGATATATGCGAATTTTTTAAAGATATCAGTATAAAAAAATAA
- a CDS encoding outer membrane protein — protein MKKIVLAVLLATGLMAADSGMYVGLDVGNTDYNIKASALGISVEESYDDASYTFKAGYYIDANSRVYASYQYIDVEDGDSAFYGVGYDYLIGNGALKPFVGAFVGYGSAEDDEGYVDMSGTVYGGQIGLNYAINENFSAEAGYRYMKSNMDDNIVESDINVNIEIDEIKNWFVGVNYKF, from the coding sequence ATGAAAAAAATAGTATTAGCTGTTTTATTGGCAACTGGATTGATGGCTGCAGATAGTGGTATGTATGTTGGTTTAGATGTTGGTAATACGGATTACAACATTAAAGCTTCTGCTCTTGGCATAAGTGTAGAGGAGAGCTATGATGATGCTTCTTATACTTTTAAAGCCGGTTACTATATAGATGCAAACAGTCGTGTTTACGCATCTTATCAGTATATAGATGTAGAGGATGGTGATAGTGCATTTTATGGTGTTGGTTATGATTATTTAATTGGCAATGGTGCATTAAAACCATTTGTTGGAGCTTTTGTAGGTTATGGTTCCGCAGAAGATGATGAAGGTTATGTTGATATGTCAGGTACAGTTTATGGCGGGCAAATTGGCTTGAATTATGCGATTAATGAAAATTTCTCTGCTGAAGCCGGATACCGCTATATGAAATCAAATATGGATGACAATATTGTTGAAAGTGATATAAATGTAAATATAGAAATCGATGAAATTAAAAATTGGTTTGTTGGTGTAAATTATAAATTTTAA
- a CDS encoding endonuclease MutS2, which produces MRVNNNTKVDLLINQLDLNEHINLFKQFFSRQSSLYMEGDQELHYRYIKALDSIEFKAPPKVADFFTIKVHLKKHGVLLFEQIFEIVKVVRYFRYFKNKEVKGIIGEWMDKFEIEPKFLDIEKYFTHEGKFDENLDETLFGLSRRIKEHKANINESLKRLTSSQKLSPYLIDTQIHLLNDEECLLVRGGFNHVLKGAVVGRSSSGGFYVSPDNILKSKEQIRYINEEREAIFYNYAKEFSSKLTDLLPFINFIDKEFTKFDNYQARVLFAKAKDLQLVKSKKDSKIVLNSFIHPALHHAKPIHVDFSKNILMITGVNAGGKTMLLKSILSAAFMAKYIIPMKLNEHKSHIGSFKNILAIIDDPQNVKNDISTFAGRMQEFSKIFEYKDALVGVDEIELGTDSDEAAALFKVILDELILRGQKIVVTTHHKRLAALMADREDVELMAAIYDEANRVPTYEFMHGIIGKSYAFETASRYGISNKIVNEAKEVYGDNSEKLNLLIERGSQLERELKQKHKKVDEKLEELEAKKRDLKEEKEKFFQELQKEKSALKSSYENAINEAKQAARAGDTQAIHRAMNRARKKLPQEKTEPLQTDAEFKVGDNVKYHSKKGTIVSMKDKKEAIVEIDGMRVRAKTSQLKHTQILQQKHKTDVSVNVKRRAGLKCDLHGMRADEAIEVLDKFISDALINGWDEVIIYHGIGTGKLSYAVKEFLKTHPKVKKFEDAPQHMGGFGAKIVSL; this is translated from the coding sequence ATGCGAGTAAACAATAATACAAAAGTTGATCTGCTTATCAATCAACTTGATTTAAATGAGCATATCAATCTATTTAAACAATTTTTTTCACGCCAAAGCTCTCTCTATATGGAAGGAGATCAGGAACTTCACTACCGCTACATAAAAGCACTTGATTCTATTGAGTTTAAAGCTCCTCCAAAAGTTGCTGATTTTTTTACCATAAAAGTACATTTAAAAAAACATGGTGTTTTACTTTTTGAGCAAATTTTTGAAATAGTAAAAGTCGTAAGATATTTTCGCTATTTTAAAAACAAAGAAGTTAAAGGTATCATCGGTGAATGGATGGATAAATTTGAAATTGAGCCGAAATTTTTAGATATTGAAAAATACTTTACTCATGAGGGGAAGTTTGATGAAAATCTTGATGAAACTCTCTTTGGATTAAGCAGAAGAATAAAAGAGCATAAAGCCAATATAAATGAATCACTAAAAAGGCTTACATCAAGCCAAAAACTCTCACCTTATCTTATCGATACCCAGATACATCTTCTAAACGATGAAGAGTGTCTTTTAGTCCGCGGCGGATTCAACCATGTTCTAAAAGGTGCGGTTGTAGGAAGAAGCAGCAGCGGAGGCTTTTATGTTTCACCCGACAATATACTTAAATCAAAAGAGCAAATCCGATATATAAATGAAGAGAGAGAGGCTATATTTTATAACTATGCAAAAGAGTTTTCTTCCAAACTTACCGATCTTCTGCCATTTATAAATTTTATAGACAAAGAGTTTACAAAGTTTGACAACTATCAGGCAAGAGTTCTTTTTGCAAAAGCAAAAGATCTTCAGCTTGTAAAATCAAAAAAAGACTCTAAGATAGTTCTAAACAGTTTTATCCACCCTGCTCTGCATCATGCAAAACCGATACATGTAGATTTCTCTAAAAATATTTTAATGATAACCGGTGTAAATGCCGGCGGTAAAACAATGCTTTTAAAGTCTATTTTAAGTGCGGCTTTTATGGCAAAATATATCATTCCAATGAAGCTGAATGAACATAAGTCACATATTGGAAGTTTTAAAAATATTCTTGCCATTATAGACGATCCGCAAAATGTAAAAAACGATATCTCTACCTTTGCAGGGCGTATGCAGGAGTTCTCCAAAATATTTGAGTATAAAGATGCGCTTGTAGGCGTTGATGAGATAGAGCTTGGAACAGACAGTGATGAGGCTGCAGCACTCTTTAAAGTTATACTCGATGAGCTGATACTGCGCGGACAAAAGATAGTCGTAACTACACACCACAAACGCCTTGCAGCACTTATGGCAGACCGCGAAGATGTGGAGCTTATGGCAGCAATTTATGATGAGGCAAATAGAGTTCCAACCTATGAATTTATGCACGGTATCATCGGCAAAAGCTACGCATTTGAGACAGCCAGCAGATACGGAATCTCAAATAAAATCGTAAATGAAGCAAAAGAAGTTTACGGCGACAACAGCGAAAAACTAAATTTGCTTATAGAAAGAGGTTCACAGCTAGAGCGAGAGCTAAAACAAAAACATAAAAAAGTAGATGAAAAACTCGAAGAACTAGAAGCAAAAAAGCGTGATTTAAAAGAGGAAAAAGAGAAATTTTTTCAAGAGCTTCAAAAAGAGAAGAGCGCTTTAAAAAGCAGCTATGAAAATGCCATAAACGAAGCAAAACAAGCTGCGCGTGCCGGTGATACACAGGCTATCCACAGAGCCATGAACAGAGCCAGAAAAAAGCTGCCTCAGGAAAAAACAGAGCCGCTGCAAACAGATGCAGAGTTTAAAGTAGGCGATAATGTAAAATACCATAGCAAAAAAGGGACTATCGTCTCCATGAAAGATAAGAAAGAGGCGATTGTTGAGATAGACGGAATGCGCGTTCGAGCAAAAACCTCACAGCTTAAACATACACAAATTTTACAACAAAAACATAAAACAGATGTAAGCGTAAATGTCAAAAGAAGAGCCGGACTTAAATGCGATCTTCACGGAATGAGAGCAGATGAGGCTATAGAGGTGTTAGATAAGTTTATCTCCGATGCACTAATAAACGGCTGGGATGAAGTCATAATCTATCACGGCATAGGCACAGGAAAACTCTCTTATGCGGTTAAAGAGTTTTTAAAAACCCATCCAAAAGTCAAAAAGTTTGAAGATGCACCACAACATATGGGCGGATTTGGAGCAAAAATAGTTAGTCTATAA
- the murC gene encoding UDP-N-acetylmuramate--L-alanine ligase, with the protein MKIHFIGIGGIGISGLAQYMHFQGHEISGSDIAETIITKKLREIGISVTIPHNASSITDQDLVIHSAIIRPDNPEIVEAKAKGIKVLARREALLQILNTSKVYAVAGAHGKSTTTAILTAIMNGSAIIGAESKAFGSNVRYNEKTDVMLFEADESDGSFINSNPHCAIVINAEPEHMEYYDYNYELFYDSYKTFIKSAPCRVLNAEDPFLSTLINEIDATWLYPSKDITNIEFVLIDDEPHTRFTLKNLGSFDVWGFGKHIALDAALAILAAHESMNIEEIRKKILNFKGIKKRFDIVGSEKDSVIIDDYGHHPTEIKATFESVKEYALLKGFDQITAIWQPHKYSRTIDNLEEFIKCFEGVGELVILPVWSAGESSRDIDFKEKFKKYNLIIADNITRANNTISVIKNKETLKILNKGLIIGFGAGDLTYQIRGTA; encoded by the coding sequence ATGAAGATTCACTTTATCGGAATTGGCGGAATCGGAATATCGGGTTTAGCGCAATATATGCACTTTCAAGGTCATGAAATCAGCGGATCGGACATTGCTGAAACTATTATTACTAAAAAACTTAGAGAGATAGGCATCTCTGTTACAATCCCCCATAATGCGTCTTCAATAACAGATCAGGATTTAGTTATCCACTCCGCAATTATACGCCCAGATAATCCTGAAATCGTTGAAGCCAAAGCAAAGGGTATAAAGGTTTTAGCACGCCGCGAAGCACTGCTGCAGATTTTAAACACTTCAAAAGTTTATGCTGTTGCAGGTGCTCATGGAAAGAGTACAACTACAGCTATCTTAACTGCCATTATGAATGGTTCGGCCATTATTGGTGCAGAATCCAAAGCATTTGGTTCAAATGTGCGCTACAACGAAAAAACAGATGTTATGCTTTTTGAGGCTGATGAGAGTGACGGAAGCTTTATAAACTCAAATCCGCATTGCGCTATCGTTATAAATGCAGAGCCTGAACATATGGAGTATTATGACTACAACTATGAGCTTTTTTACGACTCATATAAAACCTTTATAAAATCTGCTCCATGCCGTGTTTTAAATGCTGAAGATCCATTTCTCAGTACATTAATCAATGAAATTGATGCTACATGGCTTTATCCCAGCAAAGATATTACAAATATAGAGTTTGTACTTATAGATGATGAACCTCATACAAGATTTACTCTGAAAAATTTAGGTAGTTTTGATGTTTGGGGATTTGGAAAACATATAGCTCTTGATGCAGCCTTGGCAATTTTAGCCGCACATGAATCTATGAACATTGAAGAGATAAGAAAAAAAATACTTAACTTTAAGGGAATTAAAAAACGATTTGATATTGTCGGATCTGAAAAGGACAGCGTAATCATTGATGATTATGGACACCACCCAACAGAGATAAAAGCAACATTTGAGTCGGTAAAAGAGTATGCTCTTTTAAAAGGTTTTGATCAAATTACTGCAATTTGGCAGCCGCACAAATACTCTCGTACTATAGACAATCTTGAAGAGTTTATAAAGTGTTTTGAGGGCGTTGGAGAACTTGTTATCCTTCCTGTGTGGTCTGCAGGAGAGTCTAGCAGGGATATTGATTTTAAAGAAAAATTTAAAAAATACAACTTAATAATTGCAGATAATATAACAAGAGCAAACAATACTATCTCTGTTATAAAAAATAAAGAAACACTTAAAATATTAAACAAAGGTCTTATTATCGGCTTTGGTGCCGGTGATTTAACTTATCAAATAAGAGGAACTGCTTAA
- a CDS encoding succinyldiaminopimelate transaminase — translation MNFEPYPFEKLNNLLKDIAPNKEYEASTLTIGEPQFETPKFIQEALCKSSSQLRKYPKTTGEDDLRAAQREFVTKRFGVELTNEQIIPTFGTREVLFNFPQFFLFDKKDPVIAFTNPFYQIYEGAAIASRAKTIYLNLTPQNNFKPEIDESLLSTCNMVILNFPNNPTTSTLTLEELGEWVKLALKHNFVLLNDECYSEIYTDKPIPSLLEASLHVGNKIFKNILVINSISKRSSAPGLRSGFIAGDENILKEYLSYRTYIGCASPLPLQSAAAAAWSDEKHVEAAREIYKKNFKIAKEILDIEIPKATFYIWLRVPNSLEFTKKLYHQYNVKVLPGEYLAREDANGTNPGKNFIRIALVEDEEKTRSALLRIKECLV, via the coding sequence ATGAATTTTGAACCATATCCATTTGAAAAACTTAATAATTTACTAAAAGACATTGCTCCAAACAAAGAGTATGAAGCATCAACTCTAACTATAGGCGAACCGCAATTTGAAACTCCTAAATTTATACAAGAAGCACTTTGCAAAAGCTCTTCTCAACTTAGAAAATATCCTAAAACTACAGGCGAAGATGATTTAAGAGCAGCTCAAAGAGAATTTGTAACAAAAAGATTCGGCGTCGAGCTTACCAATGAACAGATTATCCCTACTTTTGGAACTAGAGAAGTTCTTTTTAACTTTCCTCAGTTTTTCCTTTTTGATAAAAAAGATCCCGTAATTGCTTTTACAAACCCTTTTTATCAAATTTATGAAGGTGCTGCAATTGCTTCAAGAGCTAAAACTATATATCTAAATCTTACTCCGCAAAACAATTTTAAACCTGAGATAGATGAATCACTATTATCTACCTGCAATATGGTAATCTTAAATTTTCCAAACAACCCAACGACATCTACTCTGACTTTAGAAGAACTCGGAGAATGGGTAAAACTGGCTCTAAAACATAATTTTGTGCTTTTAAACGATGAGTGTTACAGTGAAATATATACCGATAAGCCGATACCTTCTCTTCTAGAGGCATCTTTGCATGTAGGAAACAAGATATTTAAAAATATTTTAGTTATCAACTCTATCTCAAAGCGCTCTTCAGCTCCAGGTCTTCGTTCTGGATTTATTGCCGGAGACGAAAATATCTTAAAAGAGTATCTAAGTTATAGAACATATATTGGCTGTGCTTCTCCTCTTCCACTTCAAAGTGCGGCTGCAGCTGCTTGGAGTGATGAAAAGCATGTAGAAGCTGCAAGAGAGATTTATAAAAAAAATTTTAAAATAGCAAAAGAGATTTTAGATATTGAAATCCCAAAAGCAACTTTTTATATATGGCTAAGAGTTCCAAACTCTTTGGAGTTTACAAAAAAACTTTATCATCAGTATAATGTAAAAGTTTTGCCTGGAGAATACTTAGCAAGAGAAGATGCAAACGGCACCAATCCCGGTAAAAATTTTATAAGAATTGCACTGGTCGAAGATGAAGAGAAAACAAGAAGTGCGCTTCTTAGAATAAAGGAGTGTTTGGTATGA
- a CDS encoding HesA/MoeB/ThiF family protein encodes MMNYFHRQVQLWGEKTQMSLQNKKIAIIGAGGLGSSLAFALGASGIGEIHMVDFDEVSTHNIHRQIAFKVGDEGQNKATLNALLIEKRCPFVKAAAHECTFKEFTKKNIKVDLIIDATDNLPTRAEIDTYCKTENLPWIYGSVEAFHGQVCFFEKASFKDAFKITSQTPAGITAPIVMHIASLQANLALRYLADLSVKKDQLYYLFFNNEGELVTQKFGLPKN; translated from the coding sequence ATGATGAACTATTTTCACCGTCAAGTCCAACTTTGGGGAGAAAAGACACAAATGTCTCTTCAAAATAAAAAGATAGCCATCATCGGAGCCGGCGGTTTAGGCAGTTCACTTGCTTTTGCCCTTGGTGCCAGTGGTATTGGTGAAATTCATATGGTTGATTTTGATGAAGTTTCAACTCACAACATTCATCGTCAAATAGCTTTTAAAGTCGGTGATGAGGGTCAAAACAAAGCTACACTCAATGCTTTGTTGATTGAGAAGAGATGTCCTTTTGTCAAAGCAGCTGCTCATGAATGCACTTTTAAAGAATTTACAAAAAAAAATATAAAAGTAGATCTTATCATAGATGCGACTGACAACTTGCCTACCCGCGCAGAGATTGACACTTATTGCAAAACTGAAAATTTACCATGGATTTACGGAAGTGTCGAAGCTTTTCACGGACAGGTATGTTTTTTTGAAAAAGCATCATTTAAAGATGCATTTAAAATAACTTCTCAAACCCCTGCAGGAATAACGGCTCCTATAGTAATGCATATTGCTTCACTTCAAGCAAATTTAGCACTGAGATATTTAGCAGATCTTAGTGTGAAAAAAGATCAGCTGTATTATCTTTTTTTTAATAACGAGGGAGAGTTAGTTACTCAAAAATTTGGACTTCCAAAGAATTAG
- a CDS encoding carbon-nitrogen hydrolase family protein translates to MSSTKLYNYIRIANKQGVKVLLLGEYILNPFFKELQTLSISMIKEQAQHQIKILKELASTYSLTIITPLIIVKKDKIYKTIAKFTPSSSYYYQQQILINYAHWNEENFFANKPKAVQAPLIFKIDNFKFAVISGFELHFDKIWEQISSKNIDCVLVPSVSTFGSYERWKNLILSRAFTQNCYILRANRIGEYCDNEFTWSFYGDSLLASPNGELLEHLGNKEELMIVDMSHYDVAKARESWGFKEIIDKRSLL, encoded by the coding sequence ATGAGTTCTACAAAATTATATAACTACATACGAATCGCAAATAAGCAGGGTGTAAAAGTTTTACTTTTAGGCGAATATATATTAAATCCATTTTTTAAAGAACTTCAAACTCTATCTATAAGTATGATAAAAGAGCAGGCTCAACATCAAATTAAAATATTAAAAGAGTTGGCTTCTACCTACAGTTTAACAATTATTACGCCTCTTATTATTGTAAAAAAAGATAAAATCTATAAAACTATTGCAAAATTCACCCCTTCTTCTTCCTACTATTATCAACAACAGATTCTTATAAATTATGCTCACTGGAATGAAGAGAATTTTTTCGCAAACAAGCCAAAAGCTGTTCAAGCACCTTTAATATTTAAAATTGACAACTTTAAATTTGCAGTAATAAGCGGATTTGAACTCCATTTCGATAAGATATGGGAACAAATATCTTCTAAAAATATTGATTGCGTTTTAGTTCCAAGTGTTTCAACTTTTGGTTCATATGAGAGATGGAAAAATCTAATACTTTCACGCGCTTTTACTCAAAACTGCTATATTTTAAGAGCAAATAGAATTGGTGAGTATTGTGATAATGAATTTACATGGAGTTTTTACGGTGATTCACTTTTAGCTTCACCAAACGGCGAATTACTGGAGCATTTAGGTAACAAAGAAGAACTTATGATTGTAGACATGAGCCATTATGATGTAGCAAAAGCCAGAGAATCTTGGGGATTTAAAGAGATTATAGATAAAAGGAGTTTATTATGA
- the xseB gene encoding exodeoxyribonuclease VII small subunit has translation MTKKDVTKETEGFTKETEGFESKLQSAKKILETLMNPDITLADSVKAYEEGMGELAKAQKILEEAEIKITQIKGK, from the coding sequence ATGACTAAGAAAGATGTTACTAAAGAAACCGAAGGTTTTACTAAAGAAACCGAAGGTTTTGAATCAAAACTGCAAAGTGCTAAAAAAATTTTAGAAACTCTGATGAATCCTGATATTACACTCGCAGACAGCGTTAAAGCATATGAAGAGGGAATGGGTGAGTTAGCAAAGGCTCAAAAAATACTGGAAGAAGCAGAGATTAAAATAACGCAGATAAAAGGAAAATAG